In Salvelinus alpinus chromosome 30, SLU_Salpinus.1, whole genome shotgun sequence, a single genomic region encodes these proteins:
- the LOC139560167 gene encoding rhodopsin kinase grk7a-like, translating to MCDMGGLDNLVANTAYLKAQGGDDKEMKKRRRSLSLPPAEQCATIRTTIDKNFESLCERQPIGKKFFRQFLAATPEYINATEYLDELNDWDLAEGADKDKQRANMMKKFCKADSNNFLTYLTGEVADKCKAVTDNDFDEVMNVKVKEATREFLKDKPFTDYQTSPFFDKFLQWKEYEKQPISDKTFYEFRTLGKGGFGEVCAVQVKNTGQMYASKKLCKKRLKKKHGEKMALLEKQILEKVNSLFLVNLAYAYDTKTHLCLVMTLMNGGDLRYHIYYVSEKTKGIEMARIIYYTAQICTGILHLHEMDIIYRDMKPENVLLDSFGQCRLSDLGLAVELPAGKTISQKAGTGAYMAPEILNEVPYRTSVDWWALGCSIYEMVAAYTPFKGPESGKQKVEKEEVQRRICKEEPPWEHKNFDAPTKAIIQEFLKKKTDERLGCKGGGEDPRKHEWFKSINFPRLEAGLIDPPWVPKPNVVYAKDTGDIAEFSEIKGIVFDANDEKFFKEIGTGAVAIPWQQEMIDTNLFDELNDPNRKECAGGDDGEGKSGTCTLL from the exons ATGTGTGACATGGGGGGATTGGATAACCTGGTGGCCAACACGGCCTACCTGAAAGCTCAGGGTGGCGACGACAAGGAGATGAAAAAGCGTCGTCGGAGTTTGTCACTGCCCCCAGCCGAGCAGTGTGCCACCATCCGGACTACCATTGATAAGAACTTTGAGTCGCTCTGTGAGAGACAGCCAATCGGCAAGAAGTTCTTCCGGCAGTTCCTGGCTGCTACCCCAGAGTACATCAATGCCACTGAGTACCTGGACGAGCTGAATGACTGGGATCTGGCAGAAGGCGCTGACAAGGACAAGCAGAGGGCGAACATGATGAAAAAGTTTTGCAAGGCCGACTCCAATAACTTTCTGACCTACCTCACCGGGGAGGTAGCCGACAAGTGTAAGGCAGTGACGGACAATGACTTTGACGAAGTGATGAATGTCAAGGTGAAGGAAGCCACACGGGAGTTTCTGAAAGACAAGCCCTTCACGGACTACCAAACTAGCCCCTTCTTTGACAAATTCCTGCAGTGGAAGGAGTACGAGAAGCAGCCCATCAGTGATAAAACCTTTTATGAGTTCAGAACTCTGGGTAAGGGAGGTTTCGGAGAG GTATGTGCCGTACAGGTGAAGAACACAGGCCAGATGTATGCCTCCAAGAAGCTGTGCAAGAAGCGCCTGAAGAAGAAACATGGTGAGAAGATGGCCCTGCTGGAGAAGCAGATCCTGGAAAAGGTCAACAGCCTGTTTCTTGTCAACCTGGCCTACGCCTATGACACCAAGACCCACCTGTGCCTTGTCATGACCCTGATGAACGGCGGTGACCTCAGGTACCACATCTATTACGTCAGTGAGAAGACCAAGGGTATTGAGATGGCACGCATCATCTACTACACAGCGCAGATCTGCACAGGCATTCTTCATCTGCATGAAATGGATATCATATATCGTGACATGAAGCCCGAGAACGTGCTGCTGGACAGCTTTGGCCAGTGCCGACTCTCTGATCTGGGTCTGGCCGTGGAGCTACCTGCTGGAAAGACCATCTCCCAGAAG GCTGGAACCGGAGCGTACATGGCCCCTGAGATCCTGAACGAAGTTCCCTACAGGACATCGGTCGACTGGTGGGCGCTGGGATGCAGTATTTACGAGATGGTGGCTGCCTACACCCCATTCAAAGGTCCTGAATCCGGGAAGCAGAaggtggagaaggaggaggtgcAACGGCGCATCTGCAAAGAGGAACCCCCATGGGAACACAAGAACTTTGACGCGCCCACCAAGGCCATCATCCAGGAGTTCCTCAAGAAGAAGACTGATGAACGCCTGGGCTGCAA gggaggaggtgaggaccccCGTAAGCACGAGTGGTTCAAGTCCATCAACTTTCCTCGTCTGGAGGCTGGTTTGATCGACCCCCCTTGGGTGCCCAAGCCCAACGTGGTCTATGCCAAGGACACTGGCGACATTGCTGAGTTCTCCGAGATCAAGGGCATTGTGTTCGACGCCAACGATGAGAAGTTCTTCAAGGAGATTGGCACGGGAGCCGTGGCCATTCCGTGGCAACAGGAGATGATCGATACGAACCTGTTTGACGAGCTGAACGACCCCAACAGGAAAGAGTGTGCTGGGGGGGATGACGGGGAGGGGAAGTCTGGCACGTGCACATTGCTGTGA